From a region of the Mycobacteroides saopaulense genome:
- a CDS encoding SRPBCC family protein, whose product MRYRDCPTIEVSQRMSGTVAEAWALVTDIAFPTYCTGELVNVQWLDGADKVAVGARFKGTNGGDGSEWETVSVITEVEPESRWVWNVLSEGDTYAASWGFEVEPASDGVIVRQWGRLGPGPSGLTPAIEAMPDKEARIVSRRLQDWRVGMEANLREIAERLSR is encoded by the coding sequence ATGCGATACCGCGACTGCCCCACTATCGAAGTGTCCCAACGGATGTCGGGCACAGTTGCCGAAGCATGGGCTCTGGTCACCGACATCGCCTTTCCCACCTACTGCACCGGCGAGCTCGTCAACGTCCAGTGGCTCGACGGCGCCGACAAGGTTGCGGTCGGCGCGCGGTTCAAGGGCACCAACGGCGGAGACGGCTCCGAGTGGGAAACGGTATCGGTGATCACCGAGGTTGAGCCCGAGTCCCGCTGGGTGTGGAACGTGCTCTCCGAGGGCGATACCTACGCGGCGAGTTGGGGCTTCGAAGTGGAACCGGCCAGCGACGGCGTGATCGTCCGGCAATGGGGACGCCTGGGCCCCGGCCCGTCGGGATTGACGCCCGCGATCGAGGCCATGCCCGACAAGGAGGCCCGCATTGTGTCGCGCCGCCTGCAGGACTGGCGGGTGGGAATGGAGGCCAACCTCCGGGAGATCGCCGAGCGCTTGTCGCGCTAG